AACGGCGGCGGAGGTTTCGTCACAGGAGGTGTCGATGCCGAGGATTAACGACATTATCGCGTGGACTTCATTTCGTACGCCTCCTGCTGTTTTTTGGCGAGGAGATCGTCGATGCGGCGGATCTTGTCGCGGGCCATAACCGCCTCGTAGCTCTGCGGATATTTGGAGACAACCTTGGACAGAAAAACCCTTGCGTCCTCGAACGACTGCATCTCGGAAAAGGCAAAGCCCTGCTTTAACAGGGAGGCGGCCGCCTTGTCTCCCGCGGGGTTTTTCTTGATGGCCTTTTGAAATTCCGCGATCGCGGCGGGATAATCGCGCATCAAATAGTAGCCCTCGCCGATCCAGTAATAGGCGTTTTCGACGAGCGGGCTTTTGGGATTGCCGGTGACAAACGACTTGAAGGTCTGGATGGCCTCCTTGAATTCCTGGCCGTTCAACTTGCCCAAGCCTTTCTGGTAGGCCTGGAATTCCGCAAGGGTTTTGGAGGAGCCCTGCGGCATGAGCCCAACCGCCTTGATTTCCTCCAACTGTTTGGAGAGCTGAAAAACCTGATCCTCAAGGGTGGAAAGGCGCGTCTGGTTGTCGCCGATGAGCTTCTCCTGTTCCAGATTGCCGTGCTGGCTCTGATCGATCTTCCCCGCCAGCCCCTGAAATTCCGCCAGCACCTCCTGAATCTGGTTTAGGGCGGTGGCGAGGTTTTTGGACTGGGCCTCCTGCACCCGCTTGATTTCGGCAATCTGTGACTCAAGCTCTTTGGTGGAGGCGGCGCGGGCAGGGGGCGCAGATAGGACCGATAGGACGCATAGGCCCGATAGGACAAGAAATGCGGGGAATGCGGGGAATCTTGCCATAACTACGCTTTAAGCTACTTTGCAAAATAG
The window above is part of the Deltaproteobacteria bacterium genome. Proteins encoded here:
- the ybgF gene encoding tol-pal system protein YbgF, which encodes MARFPAFPAFLVLSGLCVLSVLSAPPARAASTKELESQIAEIKRVQEAQSKNLATALNQIQEVLAEFQGLAGKIDQSQHGNLEQEKLIGDNQTRLSTLEDQVFQLSKQLEEIKAVGLMPQGSSKTLAEFQAYQKGLGKLNGQEFKEAIQTFKSFVTGNPKSPLVENAYYWIGEGYYLMRDYPAAIAEFQKAIKKNPAGDKAAASLLKQGFAFSEMQSFEDARVFLSKVVSKYPQSYEAVMARDKIRRIDDLLAKKQQEAYEMKSTR